The following are encoded in a window of Armatimonadota bacterium genomic DNA:
- a CDS encoding dienelactone hydrolase family protein — protein sequence MTDLERYILEEWREDYQAGRLPRREFLRRVAVFSGGTALAATVLAQLGIVFTPGELAEAAAAPSPAEPAAPGGTVPPTDPAITVRNVSFPSGTVTVLGYLALPRTGTPAPGVVVVHENRGLVEHIKDVARRLAKAGYVALAPDLASAEGGTERYTDPAQVTAILGRTPPDQLVAMLNAAVRHLQGLPEVRRDRIGAIGFCFGGGMVWRLITQNPDVRAAAPFYGPSPDLDAVPRIRAAVLAIYGERDERINAGIPALRERLQRANVVHEIVIYPNADHAFFNDTGQRYNAEAARDAWSRVLVWFERYLKAGG from the coding sequence ATGACCGACCTGGAACGGTACATCCTCGAGGAGTGGCGGGAAGACTACCAGGCGGGGCGCCTGCCGCGCCGGGAGTTCCTGCGCCGCGTGGCGGTCTTCAGCGGCGGGACGGCGCTCGCCGCCACGGTGCTGGCCCAGCTCGGCATCGTCTTCACCCCCGGCGAGCTGGCCGAGGCGGCCGCCGCGCCCTCGCCAGCCGAACCGGCGGCGCCCGGGGGCACGGTGCCGCCCACCGACCCGGCCATCACCGTCCGCAACGTCTCCTTCCCGTCGGGGACGGTCACCGTCCTGGGCTACCTGGCCCTGCCGCGCACCGGGACGCCGGCGCCCGGCGTGGTCGTCGTCCACGAGAACCGCGGCCTCGTCGAGCACATCAAGGACGTCGCCCGCCGCCTGGCCAAGGCCGGGTACGTCGCCCTGGCGCCGGACCTGGCCTCGGCGGAGGGCGGCACGGAGCGCTATACCGACCCGGCCCAGGTGACGGCGATCCTCGGGCGCACCCCGCCGGACCAGCTCGTGGCCATGCTCAACGCGGCGGTGCGCCACCTGCAGGGACTGCCCGAGGTGCGACGCGACCGCATCGGGGCGATCGGCTTCTGCTTCGGCGGCGGGATGGTGTGGCGGCTCATCACCCAGAACCCCGACGTGCGCGCCGCGGCGCCCTTCTACGGTCCATCACCCGACCTGGATGCCGTGCCCCGCATCCGCGCGGCGGTGCTGGCCATCTACGGCGAGCGGGACGAGCGCATCAACGCCGGCATCCCGGCGCTGCGCGAGCGGCTCCAGCGGGCCAACGTCGTCCACGAGATCGTCATCTACCCCAACGCTGACCACGCCTTCTTCAACGACACCGGCCAGCGCTACAACGCCGAGGCCGCGCGGGATGCGTGGAGCCGGGTGCTGGTGTGGTTCGAGCGGTACCTCAAGGCCGGCGGATGA
- the thrS gene encoding threonine--tRNA ligase, which yields MREARTGEVEVRLPEGEVRRVPRGTTLLSLAEALGRSDALVARVNGRLTDLRAPLTEDAAVEFLTFADAEGREVYWHSSAHLLAQAVKELFPHARLAIGPPIAEGFYYDIDIGRPFTPEDLERIEARMRELAARDQPIERIELPRDEAIALYTRAGERYKLELLDDIPDARVSFYRQDGFLDMCRGPHLPSTGRIKAIKLLSTSGAYWRGDERRPQLARIYGVTFPDEAQLEAHLRLLEEAKRRDHRRLGPQLELFLFHETAPGIPYWLPRGLKVLHTLIDFWRAEHEARGYQEIRAPLINRRELYEISGHWEHYREHMFIADMGEGEVYALKPMNCPNAMVVFQSRTRSYRDLPLRLADTDILHRYERSGTLTGLLRVRGFVQDDAHIFLTEEQIADEFRELFALTERFYAIFGLAYHFRLSTRPPDFIGDPAVWDRAEAELRQILEASGRPFTVAPEGVFYGPKIDILMRDSLNREWQMGTLQLDFQLPRRFGLRYSAPDGSERTPVVIHRVIYGSLERFVGILIEHFAGALPLWLAPEQVRVLSIADRHAPYAREVAQRLRAQGLRVQVDDTNERIAYKIRQAQVMKVPYMLVVGDREVETGQVAVRHRETGDLGPMDVDAFARRALEEASAPLRGTSS from the coding sequence ATGAGGGAGGCACGGACGGGCGAGGTGGAGGTGCGGCTCCCGGAGGGCGAGGTGCGCCGGGTCCCGCGGGGCACGACGCTCTTGAGCCTGGCGGAGGCGCTGGGGCGGAGCGACGCCCTGGTGGCCCGGGTGAACGGCCGGCTCACCGACCTGCGCGCGCCGCTCACCGAGGACGCCGCGGTCGAGTTCCTCACCTTCGCCGACGCGGAGGGGCGCGAGGTCTACTGGCACTCCTCGGCGCACCTGCTGGCCCAGGCGGTGAAGGAGCTCTTCCCCCACGCCAGGCTGGCCATCGGGCCCCCCATCGCCGAGGGGTTCTACTACGACATCGACATCGGGCGGCCATTCACGCCCGAGGACCTGGAGCGCATCGAGGCGCGCATGCGCGAGCTGGCCGCGCGCGACCAGCCCATCGAGCGGATCGAGCTGCCCCGCGACGAGGCCATCGCCCTCTACACCCGGGCGGGGGAACGCTACAAGCTCGAGCTGCTGGACGACATCCCCGACGCCCGTGTCTCCTTCTACCGGCAGGACGGCTTCCTGGACATGTGCCGCGGCCCCCACCTGCCCAGCACCGGGCGGATCAAGGCCATCAAGCTCCTCTCCACCTCGGGGGCGTACTGGCGGGGCGACGAACGGCGGCCCCAGCTCGCCCGCATCTACGGGGTCACCTTCCCGGATGAGGCGCAGCTCGAGGCGCACCTGCGCCTGCTCGAAGAGGCCAAGCGGCGGGACCACCGGCGCCTGGGCCCGCAGCTCGAGCTCTTCCTCTTCCACGAGACGGCCCCCGGGATCCCCTACTGGCTCCCCCGCGGCCTCAAGGTGCTGCACACGCTGATCGACTTCTGGCGCGCCGAGCACGAGGCCCGCGGCTACCAGGAGATCCGGGCCCCGCTGATCAACCGCCGCGAGCTCTACGAGATCTCGGGGCACTGGGAGCACTACCGGGAGCACATGTTCATCGCCGACATGGGCGAAGGCGAGGTCTACGCCCTCAAGCCGATGAACTGCCCCAACGCCATGGTGGTCTTCCAGAGCCGCACCCGCAGCTACCGCGACCTGCCGCTGCGGCTGGCCGACACCGACATCCTGCACCGCTACGAGCGCTCCGGCACCCTCACCGGGCTTTTGCGCGTGCGCGGATTCGTGCAGGACGACGCCCACATCTTCCTCACCGAGGAGCAGATCGCCGACGAGTTCCGGGAGCTGTTCGCGCTGACGGAGCGGTTCTACGCCATCTTCGGCCTGGCATACCACTTCCGGCTGAGCACGCGACCGCCGGACTTCATCGGCGACCCGGCGGTGTGGGACCGGGCCGAGGCGGAGCTGCGGCAGATCCTGGAGGCGAGCGGCCGCCCGTTCACCGTCGCCCCCGAGGGCGTCTTCTACGGCCCCAAGATCGACATCCTCATGCGGGACTCGCTGAACCGCGAGTGGCAGATGGGGACGCTGCAGCTCGACTTCCAGCTCCCGCGCCGCTTCGGCCTGCGCTACAGCGCGCCGGACGGCAGCGAGCGCACGCCAGTGGTCATCCACCGCGTCATCTACGGGTCGCTGGAGCGGTTCGTGGGGATTCTCATCGAGCACTTCGCCGGGGCGCTCCCGCTGTGGCTGGCGCCGGAGCAGGTGCGCGTCCTCTCCATCGCCGACCGCCACGCCCCTTACGCCCGCGAGGTGGCCCAGCGCCTGCGGGCGCAGGGGCTGCGCGTCCAGGTGGACGACACGAACGAGCGCATCGCCTACAAGATCCGCCAGGCGCAGGTGATGAAGGTCCCGTACATGCTCGTGGTGGGCGACCGGGAGGTGGAGACGGGGCAGGTGGCCGTGCGCCACCGCGAGACGGGCGACCTGGGCCCGATGGACGTGGACGCCTTCGCCCGGCGCGCCCTGGAGGAGGCCTCGGCTCCCCTCCGCGGCACCTCCTCCTAA
- a CDS encoding ring-cleaving dioxygenase codes for METGPARHLGGIHHVTAIAGHPQENVDFYMGLLGMRLVKRSVNQDDPQTYHLFYADGVGSPGTDLTFFAWPGGPVGRRGAGQAISVALAIPQGAVAFWLRRLTEAGITVEGPTPRGAEEALAFADPHGLALELVAGPDTGERDPWVPWTAGPVPVEYAIRGIHRVTLAVARLEPTRAFLESPLRFRLLEEGDGRLRFATGPGGSGAQVEVVRATGWGRIAVGTVHHVAWRTPDDAAHQAWQRELHGLGVGVTPIIDRFWFRSIYFREPGGVLFEIATDGPGFAVDEAVERLGEHLVLPPWLEPERAQIEQALLPIRLPVPAPGRA; via the coding sequence ATGGAGACGGGCCCGGCACGGCACCTCGGCGGGATCCACCACGTCACCGCCATCGCGGGGCACCCGCAGGAGAACGTGGACTTCTACATGGGGCTCCTGGGGATGCGCCTCGTGAAGCGCTCGGTGAACCAGGACGACCCGCAGACCTACCACCTCTTCTACGCCGATGGGGTGGGCAGCCCGGGCACCGACCTGACCTTCTTCGCCTGGCCCGGCGGGCCGGTGGGGCGCCGCGGCGCGGGGCAGGCCATCAGCGTGGCGCTGGCGATCCCACAGGGGGCGGTGGCCTTCTGGCTGCGCCGGTTGACCGAGGCCGGGATCACCGTGGAAGGGCCGACGCCGCGCGGGGCAGAAGAAGCCCTCGCCTTTGCCGACCCGCACGGCCTGGCGCTCGAGCTAGTGGCCGGGCCCGACACGGGCGAGCGCGATCCCTGGGTGCCCTGGACCGCCGGTCCCGTCCCGGTGGAGTACGCCATCCGCGGCATCCACCGCGTCACCCTGGCGGTGGCGCGGTTGGAGCCGACGCGCGCCTTCCTGGAGTCGCCGCTGCGCTTCCGTCTCCTGGAAGAAGGGGACGGCCGCCTGCGCTTCGCCACCGGGCCCGGCGGTTCAGGAGCGCAGGTGGAGGTGGTGCGCGCCACGGGATGGGGACGCATCGCCGTCGGCACCGTGCACCACGTGGCCTGGCGCACGCCCGACGACGCTGCGCACCAGGCCTGGCAGCGGGAGCTGCACGGACTGGGGGTGGGCGTGACCCCCATCATCGACCGCTTCTGGTTCCGCTCGATCTACTTCCGCGAGCCCGGTGGGGTGCTCTTCGAAATCGCCACCGACGGTCCGGGGTTTGCGGTGGACGAGGCGGTGGAGCGCCTCGGCGAGCACCTGGTCCTGCCCCCCTGGCTCGAACCCGAGCGGGCGCAGATCGAGCAGGCTCTCCTCCCGATCCGGCTGCCGGTGCCGGCGCCGGGGCGCGCATGA
- a CDS encoding DNA internalization-related competence protein ComEC/Rec2 yields the protein MWEILWNRPLVWAAVTFAAGVLWAEHRPLPGPLLVLSALAAGTAWGVLLWQQRGDSTSRSPPAGPFGLAAVVFALLGHLTALTDPVRTEAKAVAPWLGRRVQVEALVAAAPEWHGRRQSVHLRLRRLAGRPMAATVVATLPAGAPAVAYGDVVALHGRLELPPDGGNPGEPNRRLALRRRGVVAVLRASGGTALRIVRRSEGRAPVRWILAWRDRIVRPLLALPEPYGRVLAGLLLGASVGIPPEVEEAFQRAGLLHVLVVSGTQVGLVGAAALAVAGAMRLGVTARVAVAALAVLVFATMVGWSASVGRAAVMAWLALAALALRRQTDWPSALAAAALIWLAASPQALFSLSFQLSFAATWGLLALAPLLTLPLRPRWLAHLAAATLGAQVAVLPLLAAAFQWVSLAAFPANLLVLPMVTVLVPAGFALTVLAGLLPPLAALLVPAFLPPVWLVVHLARFFARAPGSEVWLPPVAWWQAALAYAVLLAVPALHRARPLRPIVAVAGAAALLLGAVPVPAAGPPTMLLAVLDVGQGDAILLRGPGGRSVLVDGGGEVEYGDAQRGADAPPGLMDRVAANAVPVTASRFDVGRRRVIPALRHLGVRRLDAVVLTHAHEDHVGGLPAVLAHFPVGVFLDPGVPHPSPSYVRVLDLVRERRVAYVTARRGHRLLLGEGAEAEVLWPPAGFVEQHRSATGAGPGADEDLTNAASVVLQVRFAAFTALLTGDIEAETEEALVRLGLVPSLVLKVAHHGSRTSTTPGLLTAVRPRVAVISVGADNLFGHPHPSVVRRLEDAGVATYRTDLDGAVLLRSDGARVWVGTVRRRAGCVRYTGRGVCAGSSTGSRMGSP from the coding sequence GTGTGGGAGATCCTGTGGAACCGTCCGCTCGTCTGGGCCGCCGTCACCTTTGCTGCCGGCGTCCTCTGGGCCGAGCACCGCCCGTTGCCGGGCCCCCTCCTCGTCCTCAGTGCGCTCGCTGCCGGTACGGCGTGGGGGGTGCTCCTCTGGCAGCAGCGGGGTGACTCCACCTCGCGATCGCCGCCCGCAGGGCCCTTCGGCCTGGCTGCGGTCGTCTTCGCCCTCCTCGGCCACCTGACAGCGCTCACCGACCCCGTCCGCACTGAGGCCAAGGCGGTCGCACCCTGGCTCGGTCGCCGCGTCCAGGTCGAGGCCCTCGTCGCCGCCGCCCCGGAGTGGCACGGCCGCCGCCAGTCCGTTCACCTGCGGCTGCGACGGCTGGCTGGTCGGCCGATGGCGGCCACGGTGGTGGCAACCCTGCCCGCCGGCGCACCTGCGGTCGCCTACGGGGACGTGGTGGCCCTCCATGGGCGGCTGGAGCTGCCGCCGGACGGCGGGAATCCGGGAGAACCCAACCGGCGGCTGGCTCTCCGGCGCCGCGGGGTCGTGGCGGTGCTCCGTGCTTCGGGCGGGACGGCGCTCCGCATCGTCCGGCGAAGCGAGGGCCGTGCGCCCGTCCGCTGGATCCTGGCCTGGCGCGACCGCATCGTGCGCCCTCTCCTGGCGCTCCCCGAGCCCTACGGGCGCGTGCTCGCCGGGCTGCTGCTGGGGGCTTCGGTCGGCATTCCCCCGGAGGTCGAGGAGGCCTTTCAGCGTGCCGGCCTGCTGCACGTGCTGGTCGTCTCGGGGACGCAGGTGGGCCTCGTCGGCGCGGCGGCGCTGGCCGTGGCGGGCGCGATGCGTCTGGGTGTGACGGCGCGTGTTGCGGTGGCGGCGCTGGCGGTCCTGGTCTTCGCCACCATGGTCGGCTGGAGCGCTTCGGTCGGGCGGGCGGCGGTCATGGCGTGGCTCGCCCTCGCCGCGCTGGCCCTGCGGCGGCAGACCGACTGGCCGAGCGCGCTGGCGGCTGCGGCCCTGATCTGGCTGGCGGCCTCGCCGCAGGCGCTCTTCAGCCTGAGCTTCCAGCTCTCGTTCGCGGCCACGTGGGGGTTGCTGGCGCTGGCGCCGCTCCTGACCCTTCCCCTGCGGCCCCGCTGGCTGGCCCACCTGGCGGCCGCCACGCTGGGGGCCCAGGTGGCGGTGCTCCCGCTGCTGGCGGCGGCCTTCCAGTGGGTGTCGTTGGCGGCGTTCCCCGCCAACCTGCTGGTCCTACCAATGGTCACCGTGCTCGTCCCGGCGGGGTTTGCGCTCACGGTGCTGGCCGGCCTCCTGCCGCCGCTTGCCGCCCTGCTCGTGCCGGCCTTCCTGCCGCCGGTCTGGCTGGTCGTCCACCTGGCCCGGTTCTTCGCTCGGGCCCCGGGCAGTGAGGTGTGGTTGCCGCCGGTGGCCTGGTGGCAGGCCGCGCTGGCCTATGCGGTGCTGCTCGCCGTGCCCGCGCTCCACCGGGCAAGGCCCCTTCGCCCGATCGTCGCGGTCGCCGGTGCGGCCGCGCTCCTGCTCGGGGCGGTGCCGGTCCCGGCGGCCGGCCCCCCGACCATGCTCCTGGCGGTGCTGGACGTGGGGCAGGGCGACGCCATCCTGCTGCGCGGGCCCGGGGGGCGGTCGGTGCTGGTGGACGGCGGGGGAGAGGTGGAGTACGGCGACGCCCAGCGCGGTGCCGACGCCCCGCCGGGGTTGATGGACCGGGTGGCAGCGAACGCCGTGCCGGTGACCGCCTCGCGCTTCGACGTCGGGCGGCGCCGCGTCATCCCTGCGCTGCGGCACCTGGGCGTGCGCCGGCTCGACGCCGTCGTCCTCACCCATGCGCACGAGGACCACGTGGGCGGTCTGCCGGCCGTGCTGGCGCACTTCCCCGTCGGCGTCTTCCTCGACCCCGGAGTGCCGCACCCGAGCCCCTCCTACGTGCGCGTCCTCGACCTGGTCCGCGAGCGGCGCGTCGCCTATGTGACGGCGCGGCGCGGGCACCGGCTCCTCCTCGGGGAGGGGGCGGAGGCCGAGGTCCTGTGGCCGCCCGCGGGGTTCGTGGAGCAGCACCGCAGCGCCACCGGCGCCGGGCCAGGCGCGGACGAGGACCTGACCAATGCGGCGTCGGTGGTGCTGCAGGTGCGGTTCGCCGCCTTCACGGCCCTGCTCACCGGGGATATCGAGGCGGAGACCGAGGAGGCGCTGGTGCGCCTGGGGCTGGTCCCCAGCCTCGTGTTGAAGGTGGCCCACCACGGCAGCCGCACCTCCACGACCCCCGGGCTGCTCACCGCCGTGCGCCCCCGCGTGGCCGTGATCTCCGTGGGCGCGGACAACCTCTTCGGCCACCCGCACCCCTCGGTGGTGCGCCGCCTGGAGGACGCCGGCGTGGCCACCTATCGCACCGACCTGGACGGGGCGGTGCTGCTGCGCAGCGACGGCGCCCGGGTGTGGGTGGGGACGGTGCGGCGTCGGGCGGGGTGCGTGCGCTACACTGGGCGGGGCGTATGCGCGGGCTCGTCGACCGGATCGAGGATGGGGTCGCCGTGA
- a CDS encoding YceI family protein — MSYLRSRVGLVRAALLLLLGALLATGPGSVVPASAAAPTVQRYVIVPEESEVLYRVGEVLFREGNRFNVAVGRTNAVRGEVLIDRARPRNSRIGPITVDISTFRSDRERRDQAIRERWLESARFPTATFTSTAIEGLPQTYEEGQELTVQVTGDLRVRDVTRRTTFATVVTLSRGVLRGTATTTVRMTDFGFDPPVILGILRAENEVRLEFRFTARPANGN; from the coding sequence GTGTCATACCTGAGGAGTAGGGTCGGGCTCGTACGGGCGGCACTCCTGCTCCTCCTCGGCGCCCTCCTGGCGACCGGACCGGGGAGCGTGGTCCCCGCCTCCGCTGCGGCGCCGACCGTCCAGCGCTACGTCATCGTCCCGGAGGAGTCCGAGGTGCTCTACCGGGTCGGCGAAGTGCTCTTCCGGGAGGGCAACCGCTTCAACGTGGCTGTGGGGCGGACGAACGCCGTGCGCGGCGAGGTGCTCATCGACCGGGCGAGGCCGCGCAACAGCCGCATCGGGCCCATTACGGTGGACATCAGCACCTTCCGCTCCGACCGGGAGCGGCGCGACCAGGCGATCCGCGAGCGCTGGCTGGAGTCGGCACGCTTCCCCACCGCGACTTTCACCTCGACCGCCATCGAGGGGCTCCCCCAGACCTACGAGGAGGGACAGGAGCTGACCGTGCAAGTCACCGGTGACCTGCGCGTGCGCGACGTCACGCGGCGGACCACCTTCGCCACGGTCGTGACGCTCTCCCGGGGTGTCCTGCGCGGCACCGCCACCACCACGGTGCGGATGACCGACTTCGGCTTCGACCCCCCCGTGATCCTGGGGATCCTCCGCGCCGAGAACGAGGTGCGGCTGGAGTTCCGGTTCACGGCGCGACCGGCAAATGGTAACTGA
- a CDS encoding aldo/keto reductase, with protein sequence MSGRRAPAPAPAPAALRPFGPTGRDVPVIGQGTWMMERTPRASVTALRRGLDLGLTHIDTAESYGRGAVEELVGRAIAGRRAEVFLVSKVHPRHASRAGTVAACERSLRRLGTDYLDVYLLHWPSDHPLEETVAGFEHLVRAGKIRAWGVSNFDEELLEEVVHLAGPGRVACNQVYYALEERAVEHFVLPACARHGIALVGYSPFGQGRFRSHPVLEAVARARGATPRQVALAFLTRHPHAFTIPKAAQVAHVEENAGALGLRLTDEEVARIDATFPVGPPRPGDVPVL encoded by the coding sequence GTGAGCGGGCGCCGGGCCCCTGCTCCAGCTCCCGCGCCAGCCGCGCTGCGGCCCTTCGGGCCGACCGGCCGCGACGTTCCGGTCATCGGCCAGGGGACATGGATGATGGAGCGCACGCCGCGCGCCTCCGTCACCGCGCTGCGGCGCGGCCTCGACCTGGGGCTCACCCACATCGACACGGCGGAGTCCTACGGGCGCGGCGCGGTGGAGGAGCTGGTGGGCCGGGCCATCGCCGGGCGGCGCGCCGAGGTCTTCCTGGTCTCGAAGGTCCACCCCCGCCACGCCTCGCGCGCGGGGACCGTGGCCGCCTGCGAGCGCAGTCTGCGCCGGCTGGGGACCGACTACCTGGACGTCTACCTGCTGCACTGGCCCAGCGACCACCCGCTGGAGGAGACCGTCGCCGGGTTCGAGCACCTGGTGCGGGCGGGGAAGATCCGGGCCTGGGGGGTCTCCAACTTCGACGAGGAGCTGCTGGAGGAGGTGGTGCACCTGGCCGGGCCGGGGCGCGTCGCCTGCAACCAGGTGTACTACGCCCTGGAGGAACGGGCGGTGGAGCACTTCGTCCTGCCGGCCTGCGCGCGCCACGGGATCGCGCTGGTGGGCTACAGCCCCTTCGGGCAGGGCCGCTTCCGCTCCCACCCGGTGCTGGAGGCGGTGGCCCGCGCCCGGGGCGCCACGCCCCGGCAGGTGGCGCTGGCCTTCCTCACGCGCCACCCGCACGCCTTCACGATTCCGAAGGCGGCACAGGTGGCGCACGTGGAGGAGAACGCCGGCGCGCTGGGGCTGCGCCTCACCGACGAGGAGGTGGCGCGCATCGACGCCACCTTCCCGGTGGGTCCGCCCCGCCCCGGCGACGTGCCGGTTCTGTGA
- a CDS encoding ABC transporter ATP-binding protein: protein MAVSVRAEGLTRRFGAFVAVDHVSFEIAPGEIWGFLGPNGAGKSTTIRMLCGVLAPSGGRAEVLGYDVRRHPEAVKARIGYMSQRFALWSDLTVRENLAFYAGVYGLRGREAHERIALWLARVGLLDRQHALAGTLSGGSRQRLALAAAALHRPPVVFLDEPTAGMDPLSRRQFWELIGGFAEDGTTVMVTTHYMDEAEHCDRLAFIHQGRIIAQGPPVEIKARQMVGQVLEVRVEPLIEALGVVEGHPAVREAALYGAAIHATVDQREAGPALAAALAARGFAVEGVEPILPSLEDVFVALVEAREREAAA, encoded by the coding sequence GTGGCGGTTTCGGTCCGCGCCGAGGGCCTGACGAGACGCTTCGGCGCGTTCGTCGCCGTCGACCACGTCTCGTTCGAGATCGCGCCGGGGGAGATCTGGGGATTCCTCGGGCCCAACGGCGCGGGGAAGTCGACGACCATCCGCATGCTGTGCGGCGTCCTGGCGCCCTCAGGGGGCCGGGCGGAGGTCCTCGGCTACGACGTCCGACGCCACCCCGAGGCGGTCAAGGCGCGCATCGGCTACATGTCGCAGCGCTTCGCCCTCTGGTCCGACCTGACCGTGCGTGAGAACCTGGCGTTCTACGCCGGGGTCTACGGGCTGCGCGGGCGGGAGGCGCACGAGCGCATCGCCCTCTGGCTGGCGCGGGTCGGGCTGCTCGACCGGCAGCATGCGCTGGCGGGGACGTTGTCCGGCGGGTCCCGCCAGCGCCTGGCGCTGGCGGCCGCCGCGCTCCACCGGCCGCCGGTGGTCTTCCTGGACGAGCCCACCGCGGGCATGGACCCGCTCTCGCGCCGGCAGTTCTGGGAGCTGATCGGCGGGTTCGCCGAGGACGGGACGACCGTCATGGTCACCACGCACTACATGGACGAGGCCGAGCACTGCGACCGCCTGGCCTTCATCCACCAAGGGCGGATCATCGCTCAGGGCCCCCCGGTGGAGATCAAGGCGCGCCAGATGGTGGGGCAGGTGCTGGAGGTGCGGGTGGAGCCCCTCATCGAGGCCCTGGGGGTGGTGGAGGGGCACCCTGCCGTGCGGGAGGCCGCGCTCTACGGGGCGGCGATCCACGCCACGGTGGACCAGCGCGAGGCCGGGCCGGCGCTGGCCGCGGCGCTGGCGGCCCGCGGCTTCGCGGTGGAGGGCGTGGAGCCGATCCTGCCGTCGCTGGAGGACGTCTTCGTCGCGCTGGTGGAGGCGCGGGAGCGGGAGGCGGCCGCGTGA
- a CDS encoding serine protease, protein MGAVCFLRWVTTLLVALALGLSPSLAPAASAPTLDERAVYERAAPAVVVVRAVADGRSGVGTGFLVDPGAQRAGRAPAGTEALVLTAAHVVRGAERLLVEFPEDRALPAELVGYDARRDVALLRIYTRAAAPGAPPGLDGGAAAG, encoded by the coding sequence ATGGGCGCGGTCTGCTTCCTCCGGTGGGTGACGACGCTCCTCGTCGCCCTCGCCCTCGGCCTCTCCCCCTCGCTGGCACCGGCCGCCTCCGCCCCCACCCTCGACGAGCGCGCCGTCTACGAGCGGGCCGCGCCCGCCGTGGTCGTAGTGCGCGCCGTCGCCGACGGGCGCAGCGGGGTCGGCACCGGTTTTCTCGTCGACCCCGGAGCGCAGCGCGCCGGCCGGGCTCCCGCCGGGACGGAGGCGCTGGTCCTGACCGCCGCACACGTGGTGCGGGGCGCAGAACGGCTGCTCGTGGAGTTCCCGGAGGACCGTGCGCTGCCGGCGGAGCTGGTGGGCTACGACGCCCGGCGCGACGTGGCGCTCCTGCGCATCTACACCCGAGCGGCCGCTCCCGGCGCTCCCCCTGGCCTCGACGGCGGGGCTGCGGCCGGGTGA
- a CDS encoding ABC transporter permease, giving the protein MSWQRLVSIVRKEVAQLLRDRRTLGSMISLPVIQLVLFGYLSSQVLHQPTVVWDQSTSAESRALIQAFENTRYFTVRYAARTLPEVERRLDAGQARVGVVIPPDYARRVRAGEPAQVMVVVDASDATSAQVLMSVAAGVGARLAQDLTARALARRGQRPPAPPVEVRTRAWYNPNLESRVFIVPGVLGLIMMFTTTFMTMGTIVRERELGTLEQIVVTPLRPAELMLGKILPLVALGYLNLTFILVLAWLWFGVAVRGSLVLLYAVTLAFFFSSLGVGVLISTVSRTFNQATQLAQLVLLPSILLSGFLFPRESLPLLLQWIGYGVPLTYFITVLRGIIVKGAGLADLWPQILALVGLGSLVFTLAIVRFQKRVD; this is encoded by the coding sequence GTGAGCTGGCAGCGGCTGGTGAGCATCGTCCGCAAGGAGGTGGCCCAGCTCCTCCGCGACCGCCGCACCCTGGGGAGCATGATCAGCCTCCCCGTCATCCAGCTGGTGCTCTTCGGCTACCTGAGCAGCCAGGTGCTGCACCAGCCGACGGTGGTGTGGGACCAGTCGACCTCGGCGGAGAGCCGCGCGCTCATCCAGGCCTTCGAGAACACGCGCTACTTCACGGTGCGCTACGCTGCCCGCACCCTCCCCGAGGTCGAGCGGCGCCTGGACGCCGGCCAGGCCCGGGTGGGGGTGGTGATCCCGCCCGACTACGCCCGGCGCGTGCGGGCGGGGGAGCCGGCGCAGGTGATGGTGGTGGTGGACGCCTCCGACGCCACCAGCGCCCAGGTCCTGATGTCCGTGGCCGCGGGCGTCGGGGCGCGTCTTGCCCAGGATCTCACCGCGCGGGCCCTGGCCCGCCGCGGCCAGCGCCCGCCGGCACCGCCCGTGGAGGTGCGCACGCGCGCCTGGTACAACCCGAACCTGGAGAGCCGGGTCTTCATCGTCCCCGGGGTGCTGGGGTTGATCATGATGTTCACGACCACCTTCATGACGATGGGGACCATCGTGCGGGAGCGCGAGCTGGGGACGCTGGAGCAGATCGTCGTCACGCCGCTGCGCCCCGCCGAGCTGATGCTGGGCAAGATCCTCCCGCTGGTCGCTCTCGGCTACCTGAACCTGACCTTCATCCTGGTGCTGGCCTGGCTCTGGTTCGGCGTGGCCGTGCGGGGCAGCCTCGTCCTGCTCTACGCGGTCACCCTGGCGTTCTTCTTCTCGTCGCTGGGGGTGGGCGTCCTCATCTCCACCGTCTCCCGGACGTTCAACCAGGCGACCCAGCTGGCCCAGCTCGTCCTGCTGCCCAGCATCCTCCTCTCGGGCTTCCTCTTCCCGCGCGAGTCGCTCCCTCTGCTGCTGCAGTGGATCGGCTACGGCGTCCCGCTCACCTACTTCATCACCGTGCTGCGGGGGATCATCGTGAAGGGAGCGGGGCTCGCCGACCTCTGGCCGCAGATCCTGGCCCTGGTGGGGCTCGGGAGCCTCGTCTTCACCCTGGCCATCGTACGCTTCCAGAAGCGGGTCGACTGA